In the genome of Bradyrhizobium ottawaense, the window GCCGGACCCTGCAGTTCACCGATCCCTTCGGCTTCCAGATCGAGCTCTATGCCTCGATGGACCGGCGGCCGCATCTGCTGCGCCGCTACGACCTCTACCGGGGCTGCCATCCGCAGCGGCTTGATCATTTCAACGTCTTCGCCGCCGAGGTGCAGGACACCGTGGAGTTCTACGCCCGGCTCGGCTTTCGCCTCACCGAATACGCCGAGGAGGATGGACCGAACGGGCGCATCGCCGCGGCCTGGATGCATCGCAAGGGCAATGTCCACGACTTCGCGATCACCAACGGCAAAGGTCCTCGCCTGCACCATTTCGCCTACTGGACGCCGACGGCGATGAACATCATCCATCTCTGCGACGTCATGGCGTCCCAAGGCTTTGTCAAGAACATCGAGCGCGGCCCCGGGCGCCACGGCATCTCGAACGCATTCTTCCTCTATGTCCGCGATCCCGACGGACACCGGCTCGAACTCTACACCAGCGACTATTTCACGGGGGATCACGACCACGAGCCGCTGCGCTGGTCGCTGCGCGATCCCCGCCGCCAGACGCTGTGGGGCGCCCCCGCGCCGCGCTCCTGGTTCGAGCAGGGCTCGCCGTTTAGCGGGCAGGCCGTGCGTGAGCCGAAGTTTGTCGCGGACGTGCTGGTGGCGGACTGATGCCCATGACCAGCCGAGCTTCTCTTCCTGTCGTCCCTGCGAACGCACTAGGGCATGCACATATCTGGTGCGGCGGATTGACTCGGGTTCGCCCTGGGGGTTCCAGAATCGGAGATCTATGTGATTCCTATTGCGGCACTCCATGGTTTGGACGGGGGTGCTGCGATGTTGTCACGGATTGACTGGACGCTGGGCCGGTTCGGGGATCGTCGTCTCGATAAAGGGGGGCGGCGCTCGCTGAACGCATGGTTGCGGGCAAAACTGTCTGCCTTCGGCAGCTCTCCAGGGGGAACCGCGCGCTGGAAGTGCGGTTCAACCGCTTTCTTGGCCATGACAAGGTGACGGTGGATCGGATCATCGAAAGCTGGAGCAATAGCACGGGCCCTGCCGTGGAAGGCCGCCACGTGCTGGCCATCCAGGACACCAGCGAGATCCACTTCAACACCACGCCGCAACGCCGGCGCGGGCTCGGAGAAATCGGCAAAGGCAATAACCACGGCGTGCTGCTGCACCCGCTGCTGGCTGTGGACGCCGACGACGGCAGCTGTCTTGGGCTTTTGAGCGGGCAGATATGGACGCGCGCAGGTCGCCGCACGACCTCGCATGATGATCGGGAATTATCGGACAAGGAATCGCAACGCTGGATATCGACTGCCGTGGCGGCAAGGCCGCTGCTCACCAAGGCCGCGGCGGTGACGGTGCTGGGTGACCGCGAGAGCGATATTTTTGCCCTTTATGCCAGCTCGGCCAAGCAACATTTCCACGTCATCGCGCGCAGCATGCATGATCGCAAGCTTGCCGACCGCAGCAGCCTGTATGAGGCCAGCGATGCCATGGCCGCGGTGGACCAGCGTATGATCCAACTGCCTGCGCGCGCCGCGCGGCCGGCTCGCCTGGCCCACCTCGAACTTCGCTTTGGCGCAATCGAGCTCGCCCGCCCGCAGAATAAGTTCTTGCACCATCTGCCGAAAAGCTTGCCGCTGGCGGTGGTCGATGTGCGCGAGATTAACGCCGAAACCGGCATAGAGCCGCTGCACTGGCGGCTTCTCACCTCTCACGAGGTCACCAGCATCGAGGACGCCTGGCGCATCGTCCAATGGTACAAGCAGCGCTGGATCATCGAGCAGTTCTTCCGCATCCTGAAGACACAAGGCCTCAAGCTCGAAGACAGTCAGATCGGATCCGCCGATCGGCTTCTCAAGCTGGTTGCGATCGCCGCCAAGGCGGCCGTCATCACCATCCAGCTTCTGCAGGCCCGCAATGGTGGTCGCCAGCCCATTCTCGCGGCCTTCGACAACGGCCAAATTGGCGCGCTCACAGCCCTCAACCGGCAACTCGAAGCCGCGAGCAAGCGACTAAAGAACCCACATCCGCCCGATAGTCTCGCTTGGGCCGCCTGGATCATCGGCCGTCTCGGCGGGTGGGATGGCTACCCATCGTCCAAGCCGCCGGGCCCGATCACCTTCAAAAACGGCCTCGAATACTTCAACGCCGTCGCAGCAGGATGGAGCCTCAGAGATATGTGCATGCCCTAGTGCGAACGCAGGGACCCATAACCACAGGGAGGAGTTTTGCGAAATTTGGTCGTTCGGGATCGTCACCGTGCGCTATCGATGGATCACGCGGTTTGGGTCCCTGCGTTCGCAGGGACGACAAGAGAGATAGACTGCCTATGAAACTCCCTCGCCTCGCTACCTATTCCGTCAAGGGCGATGCCCGTTATGGGGCCGTCCTCGAGGGCGGCATCGTCGACCTCTCCACACGTTACGCAAAACACTATCCGACGCTGCGCGAGGTGATCGCGGCCGGAAAGCTCGCGAGCCTCGCCGAGGAAGCCGCCAGCCGCGCGCCGGACCACGCGCTCGATGACATCACCTGGCTGCCGCCCGTGCCCGCGCCGGAAAAGATCATCTGCATCGGCGTCAACTATCCCGACCGCAACGCCGAATACAGGGATGGCCAGGACGCACCGAAATATCCGAGCATGTTCATGCGCTCGCCCCGCTCCTTCGTCGGCCACGAGACGCCGCTGGTGCGCCCGCGTGCGTCCGCGCAGCTCGATTATGAGGGCGAGATCGTGCTGGTGATCGGCAAGCAAGGGCGGCATATTCCGGAAAGCGCTGCGCTCGATCACATCGCCGCGCTGACGCTCTGCAACGAAGGCTCGGTGCGCGATTGGCTTCGGCATGCCAAGTTCAACGTGACACAGGGCAAGAACTTTGATTCCAGCGGCAGCCTCGGCCCATGGCTCGTGCCCTACCTGCAGGAATCGCAGATCGCCGATGTCAGGCTCACCACGCATGTCAACGGCGAGCTCAGGCAGGACGATCGCACCAGCCGGCTGATGTTCTCCTTCCGCTACCTCATCAACTATATCTCCACCTTCGCAACGCTCGTTCCCGGCGATATCATCGTCACGGGCACGCCGACCGGCGCCGGTGCCCGATTCGATCCGCCGCGTTACCTGAAGCCGGGCGATGTCATCGAGGTCGCGGCCGAAGGCATCGGCAGCTTGCGAAATGGCGTCGTCGACGAGGCCTAACAGGATTGGAATGATGCAATGACCACCCTCACCGGCGGCGAAGCGATCGTAAGCGGCCTGGTCGCCCATGGCGTCGACACCGTGTTCGGTCTACCCGGTGCGCAGGTCTACGGCCTGTTCGACGCCTTCCATCAGGCCCAGCTCAAGGTGATCGGCGCGCGGCACGAACAGGCCTGCGGCTACATG includes:
- the hpaD gene encoding 3,4-dihydroxyphenylacetate 2,3-dioxygenase, translated to MPVPQHIFEPPFNIIRSSHVVLDVTDLKLSREFYETIVGLHVEDADDKVVYLRAAEEHQHHSLVLRKAAVPACARLGFKVGNDGDLDKAAAFLSENGLAYAFVDQPFQGRTLQFTDPFGFQIELYASMDRRPHLLRRYDLYRGCHPQRLDHFNVFAAEVQDTVEFYARLGFRLTEYAEEDGPNGRIAAAWMHRKGNVHDFAITNGKGPRLHHFAYWTPTAMNIIHLCDVMASQGFVKNIERGPGRHGISNAFFLYVRDPDGHRLELYTSDYFTGDHDHEPLRWSLRDPRRQTLWGAPAPRSWFEQGSPFSGQAVREPKFVADVLVAD
- a CDS encoding IS4 family transposase — encoded protein: MVAGKTVCLRQLSRGNRALEVRFNRFLGHDKVTVDRIIESWSNSTGPAVEGRHVLAIQDTSEIHFNTTPQRRRGLGEIGKGNNHGVLLHPLLAVDADDGSCLGLLSGQIWTRAGRRTTSHDDRELSDKESQRWISTAVAARPLLTKAAAVTVLGDRESDIFALYASSAKQHFHVIARSMHDRKLADRSSLYEASDAMAAVDQRMIQLPARAARPARLAHLELRFGAIELARPQNKFLHHLPKSLPLAVVDVREINAETGIEPLHWRLLTSHEVTSIEDAWRIVQWYKQRWIIEQFFRILKTQGLKLEDSQIGSADRLLKLVAIAAKAAVITIQLLQARNGGRQPILAAFDNGQIGALTALNRQLEAASKRLKNPHPPDSLAWAAWIIGRLGGWDGYPSSKPPGPITFKNGLEYFNAVAAGWSLRDMCMP
- a CDS encoding fumarylacetoacetate hydrolase family protein, with product MKLPRLATYSVKGDARYGAVLEGGIVDLSTRYAKHYPTLREVIAAGKLASLAEEAASRAPDHALDDITWLPPVPAPEKIICIGVNYPDRNAEYRDGQDAPKYPSMFMRSPRSFVGHETPLVRPRASAQLDYEGEIVLVIGKQGRHIPESAALDHIAALTLCNEGSVRDWLRHAKFNVTQGKNFDSSGSLGPWLVPYLQESQIADVRLTTHVNGELRQDDRTSRLMFSFRYLINYISTFATLVPGDIIVTGTPTGAGARFDPPRYLKPGDVIEVAAEGIGSLRNGVVDEA